In Halobaculum sp. XH14, a single genomic region encodes these proteins:
- a CDS encoding aminotransferase class III-fold pyridoxal phosphate-dependent enzyme: MQRQMAEPHVREFPGPTAKQWVTYHRAVSAPSTYVYDFVLDITADAVGPFCTDTDGNVFLDFTSHVAAAPLGYNNPHVMSRLREFDLFDPLKIAGQDFYVSTGGTPESSELPGPAHLMHRLAEITEQYDMDTVFLSNTGAEAIENAMKICYDRCEDPKYGITFEGAFHGRTLGALSLNRSKAKHRRKFPELSGIHDVPFSLAGVERLERRLDPARGDIPAEQVAFVVLEPVQGEGGYEVPDPAFMSALDDVCAAHGIPIIADEIQSGVGRTGEMWASDHYDIEPDVITSAKALRVGATVASRSMFPDERGRLSSTWGAGDVIASIQGALTLEVIREEGLIDHARAKGEQLLDRLESLRREYPETIVDVRGLGLMAAIEFDEKARRDAVIEAALTRGLLTLGCGHKTLRLLPPLDVRDRELDRACELLEDALGETASAGHCA; the protein is encoded by the coding sequence ATGCAGCGCCAGATGGCGGAGCCGCACGTCCGTGAGTTTCCGGGACCGACCGCGAAGCAGTGGGTGACGTATCATCGAGCCGTCTCCGCGCCGAGTACGTACGTCTATGATTTCGTCCTGGACATCACGGCCGACGCGGTCGGCCCGTTCTGCACGGACACCGACGGGAACGTCTTCCTCGACTTCACGAGCCACGTCGCCGCGGCGCCGCTGGGATACAACAACCCGCACGTGATGAGCCGGCTTCGGGAGTTCGACCTGTTCGACCCGCTGAAAATCGCCGGACAGGACTTCTACGTCAGCACGGGTGGGACGCCGGAGTCGAGCGAGCTCCCCGGGCCAGCACACCTGATGCACAGGCTGGCCGAGATCACGGAGCAGTACGACATGGACACCGTATTCCTGTCGAACACCGGAGCGGAAGCGATCGAAAACGCGATGAAGATCTGTTACGACCGCTGTGAGGACCCCAAGTACGGAATCACGTTCGAAGGTGCGTTCCACGGCAGGACGCTCGGGGCGCTCTCGTTGAACCGGTCGAAAGCGAAACACAGGCGGAAGTTTCCGGAGCTGAGCGGGATCCACGACGTCCCGTTCTCCCTCGCGGGGGTCGAACGGCTCGAACGACGGCTCGACCCGGCGCGGGGGGACATCCCCGCCGAACAGGTCGCCTTCGTCGTCCTCGAGCCGGTTCAGGGAGAGGGCGGGTACGAAGTGCCCGACCCCGCGTTCATGAGCGCGCTCGATGACGTCTGCGCGGCGCACGGGATTCCGATCATCGCCGACGAGATCCAGTCGGGCGTCGGACGGACGGGCGAGATGTGGGCATCGGACCACTACGACATCGAGCCGGATGTGATCACGAGCGCCAAGGCACTCCGCGTCGGTGCGACGGTGGCGAGTCGGAGCATGTTCCCCGACGAGCGGGGGCGACTCTCCTCGACGTGGGGAGCGGGCGACGTCATCGCCTCGATTCAGGGCGCGCTGACCCTCGAGGTGATCCGGGAGGAGGGGTTGATCGATCACGCGAGAGCGAAGGGGGAACAGCTGCTCGACCGGCTCGAATCGCTTCGACGGGAGTACCCCGAGACGATCGTCGACGTCCGTGGGCTCGGACTGATGGCGGCGATCGAGTTCGACGAGAAGGCCCGCCGCGACGCGGTGATCGAGGCGGCGCTCACCCGCGGACTGTTGACCCTCGGGTGTGGACACAAGACGCTTCGGCTGCTTCCGCCCCTCGACGTGCGGGACCGCGAACTCGACCGCGCGTGTGAGCTCCTGGAGGATGCGCTCGGTGAAACGGCTTCGGCCGGCCACTGCGCATAG
- a CDS encoding IclR family transcriptional regulator — MSSGGSSDSPRRIKSLQNASEILEKIQYLQAPTFARLCEELELSKGTIHTYVETLHEEGFVGKSGNQYSLGFRCLTMGETVRNQSDLYQAGQERVRNLADETDEWVHLTAPFRGQEVTVYESSGDQAIGTDYHLQTRESPQYLHHTATGKAMLAAFDRERVEEIIDRWGLVRKTPATITDAERLFSELDRISDQGYAVNDEEEVRGIRSVGTWIQGRDDSVRGGISVTAPSSRFSGEYFNSTVPSMVKEAANIIEVNLEIADADAP, encoded by the coding sequence ATGAGTTCCGGGGGTTCGTCCGACTCGCCTCGCCGGATCAAATCTCTCCAGAACGCGAGCGAGATCCTCGAGAAGATACAGTATCTCCAGGCCCCCACGTTCGCCAGACTCTGTGAGGAACTAGAGCTGTCGAAGGGGACGATACACACGTATGTGGAGACGCTCCACGAGGAGGGGTTCGTCGGGAAATCGGGGAACCAGTACAGCCTCGGGTTCCGGTGTCTGACCATGGGTGAAACCGTCCGCAACCAGTCGGACCTGTATCAGGCCGGACAGGAACGGGTTCGGAACCTGGCGGACGAGACGGACGAATGGGTCCATCTCACCGCCCCGTTCCGTGGCCAGGAAGTGACGGTGTACGAGAGCAGCGGCGATCAGGCGATCGGAACGGACTATCACCTCCAGACCCGGGAGTCCCCACAGTACCTGCACCACACGGCCACCGGGAAGGCGATGTTGGCGGCGTTCGACCGCGAGCGAGTCGAGGAGATCATCGACAGGTGGGGGCTCGTCCGGAAGACGCCGGCGACGATCACGGACGCCGAGCGTCTGTTCTCCGAACTCGACCGAATCAGCGATCAGGGGTACGCCGTGAACGACGAGGAGGAGGTGCGCGGGATCCGATCCGTCGGGACGTGGATCCAGGGCCGGGACGACAGCGTCCGCGGGGGAATCAGCGTGACCGCGCCGAGCAGTCGGTTCTCCGGCGAGTACTTCAACTCGACAGTCCCGTCGATGGTCAAGGAGGCCGCCAACATCATCGAGGTGAACCTGGAGATCGCGGACGCCGACGCGCCGTGA
- a CDS encoding ABC transporter substrate-binding protein, whose translation MQRDETKIDRRTLGKLVGSASIAGIAGCSGSSDPGTSEPSDPTQTTEPQRTTADPSQLTQGGELGFFQSEIAPSLDPHFTRGFGTLEMVIGYDQLFTYDQDLEWRHDLATDINIPDDTTYVFPLREGVTFHDGSEWNAEVAKWNFDRMRSDYSDVSLGGIDEVEASGDMELTIHLEEPFAPFLDDLNSIAYFVSRAALEGEDDSWMQKNPVGTGPFVFDSWNTQDNVLTFVANDDYWRTDDQGNQLPYLDSWQFRAVPEPSTMVQAYQDEGNYLHSIPADSLDSLRESSDHEVANSLGKSNTIDFFAMNTDEEPFDDPLVREAVYYAIDNEAIRGFTSALQDLTGPLPDANWGSNNELEPEYDPERARSLLEEAGRPDGFDFTVKVWNSQPWRRQVTTVAQDQLSQVGINAEIEVLEVATVLEHVNNGNFQMYNGHWGGGGALDPYGNLNIMFHSEGTYNTMTNYTDPEIDRLLDEAVVTPDREERAEKYKQVEELIFNAHPMVWYGAAKIYVSHFDEVNGVVPVSPTGYFPTPSTVWIDQDE comes from the coding sequence ATGCAAAGAGACGAGACGAAAATCGACCGCAGAACGCTGGGTAAGCTGGTCGGATCAGCCTCGATCGCTGGGATCGCAGGCTGTTCCGGCAGTTCTGATCCCGGCACGTCGGAGCCGAGCGACCCGACGCAGACGACCGAACCGCAACGGACGACCGCGGACCCGAGCCAGCTCACGCAGGGCGGGGAACTCGGGTTCTTCCAGTCGGAGATCGCACCGTCGCTCGACCCACACTTCACGAGAGGGTTCGGCACCCTCGAAATGGTCATCGGGTACGATCAGCTGTTCACGTACGACCAGGACCTGGAGTGGCGTCACGACCTCGCGACCGACATCAACATCCCCGACGACACGACCTACGTCTTCCCGCTTCGGGAGGGGGTCACGTTCCACGACGGCAGCGAGTGGAACGCCGAGGTCGCGAAGTGGAACTTCGATCGGATGCGCTCGGATTACTCCGACGTGAGCCTCGGGGGCATCGACGAAGTGGAAGCGAGCGGGGACATGGAGCTGACGATTCACCTCGAGGAGCCGTTCGCGCCGTTCCTCGACGACCTGAACTCCATCGCGTACTTCGTCTCCCGGGCGGCCCTGGAGGGGGAGGACGACAGCTGGATGCAGAAGAACCCCGTCGGGACCGGGCCGTTCGTGTTCGACTCCTGGAACACCCAGGACAACGTGTTGACGTTCGTCGCCAACGACGACTACTGGCGAACCGACGATCAGGGGAACCAGCTCCCCTACCTGGACTCGTGGCAGTTCCGCGCCGTCCCGGAGCCCTCGACGATGGTTCAGGCCTACCAGGACGAGGGGAACTACCTCCACAGCATCCCCGCCGACAGCCTGGATAGCCTCCGGGAGAGCTCCGATCACGAGGTCGCGAACTCCCTGGGGAAGTCGAACACGATCGATTTCTTCGCGATGAACACGGACGAGGAGCCGTTCGACGACCCGCTCGTCCGCGAGGCGGTCTACTACGCGATCGACAACGAGGCGATCCGCGGGTTCACGTCGGCGCTCCAGGACCTCACCGGCCCGCTCCCCGACGCGAACTGGGGAAGTAACAACGAGCTTGAACCGGAGTACGACCCGGAGCGCGCGCGATCGCTGCTCGAGGAGGCGGGACGGCCGGACGGGTTCGACTTCACGGTCAAGGTGTGGAACTCACAGCCGTGGCGTCGCCAGGTGACGACCGTCGCACAGGACCAGCTCAGCCAGGTCGGGATCAACGCCGAGATCGAGGTGCTGGAGGTCGCGACGGTCCTGGAGCACGTGAATAATGGCAACTTCCAGATGTACAACGGGCACTGGGGCGGTGGCGGGGCACTGGACCCATACGGAAACCTGAACATCATGTTCCACTCGGAGGGTACGTACAACACCATGACAAATTATACCGACCCCGAGATCGACCGGCTCCTCGACGAGGCGGTCGTCACGCCGGATCGTGAGGAGCGCGCGGAGAAGTACAAACAGGTCGAGGAACTGATATTCAACGCACATCCCATGGTCTGGTACGGAGCCGCGAAGATATACGTCTCTCACTTCGATGAAGTGAACGGGGTCGTTCCCGTGAGCCCGACCGGGTATTTCCCCACGCCGTCGACGGTCTGGATCGACCAGGACGAATGA
- the nikC gene encoding nickel transporter permease, which produces MSSENTTTTESAVQDSPSVEEISPTDDKKRIVAATLRNRGGLYGTAIIVAVSLLALVVAVDKYLLGRTLVSMLLYDPRALDATAQLAGPSLAHPFGTDNLGRDVLSRVLYGTLISLQVGVIAVSISVVIGVTFGLVAGYSGGIVDDVIMRIVDVLLAFPGIILAIAVTGILGPSITNVIIALAIQGWVTYTRLIRGEVLSVRERDYVKAAKSIGASNRQIMMGDILPNTIYPVIVQATLGIGGVIIAEAGLSFLGLGPQPPTSSWGMMLATGRSYVQSAWWLSLFPGVAIFITVMGFNLFGDVLRDVLDPRESTSQRRSL; this is translated from the coding sequence ATGTCATCTGAAAATACCACTACCACGGAATCAGCCGTCCAGGACAGTCCCTCCGTCGAGGAGATATCGCCGACGGACGACAAGAAACGGATCGTGGCCGCGACCCTCCGGAACCGCGGGGGGCTCTACGGGACGGCCATCATCGTCGCCGTCAGCCTGCTGGCGCTGGTGGTCGCGGTCGACAAGTATCTCCTGGGCCGGACGCTCGTCTCCATGCTGCTGTATGACCCCCGGGCGCTCGACGCGACCGCACAGCTCGCCGGCCCCAGCCTCGCCCACCCGTTCGGAACGGACAACCTCGGCCGTGACGTCCTCTCCCGGGTACTCTACGGGACGCTCATCAGCCTCCAGGTCGGCGTCATCGCCGTCTCCATCAGCGTCGTCATCGGCGTCACGTTCGGACTGGTCGCGGGCTACAGCGGCGGCATCGTCGACGACGTCATCATGCGCATCGTCGACGTGCTGCTGGCGTTCCCCGGGATCATCCTGGCGATCGCCGTGACGGGCATCCTGGGGCCAAGCATCACAAACGTTATCATTGCGCTCGCGATACAGGGATGGGTAACCTACACGAGGCTCATCCGGGGGGAAGTCCTCTCGGTCCGCGAGCGGGACTACGTCAAGGCCGCGAAATCGATCGGCGCGAGCAACCGACAGATCATGATGGGGGACATCCTTCCGAACACGATCTACCCGGTGATCGTGCAGGCGACCCTCGGGATCGGCGGCGTGATCATCGCCGAAGCGGGGCTCTCCTTCCTCGGACTGGGACCGCAGCCGCCGACGTCCTCGTGGGGAATGATGCTCGCGACGGGCCGCTCGTACGTGCAGTCCGCCTGGTGGCTCTCGCTGTTCCCCGGCGTCGCCATCTTCATCACCGTCATGGGGTTCAACCTGTTCGGCGACGTGCTCCGTGACGTCCTGGACCCGCGTGAGAGCACGAGCCAGCGGAGGTCGCTGTAG
- a CDS encoding ABC transporter ATP-binding protein has translation MTDDAILRVDGLKKYYGEDDGMFSRAMNRLLGDASRSAKAVDGLSFDVNRGETVGLVGESGCGKSTVAQTLLNLLPATAGSAEYRKDGEWIDIVDPETDESAIRSEIQIVFQDPQSSLNPRRTVGEAIRRPLKIHGIGDEKEQQERVSSLLQRVGLSPAHYDRYPHEFSGGQQQRIAIARALALDPSFIVLDEPTSALDVSVQGQILNLLKDLQEETDVSYLFISHDLSVIRYMADRIGVMYLGKLVEMGPTEAIYQEATHPYTISLLSSVPKPDPTTRTRKINLTGTVPSPEDPPDGCRFHTRCPVAIEEECRVEEPSLRPTPNGTDSTHLGACHLMEREFEMERFEI, from the coding sequence ATGACCGACGACGCGATCCTTCGCGTCGACGGCCTGAAGAAGTACTACGGCGAGGACGACGGGATGTTCTCGCGAGCGATGAATCGGCTGCTCGGGGACGCATCCCGGTCGGCGAAAGCCGTCGACGGGCTCTCCTTCGACGTCAACAGGGGTGAAACGGTCGGACTCGTCGGCGAGTCCGGCTGCGGGAAGTCGACGGTCGCACAGACGCTGTTGAACCTCCTCCCGGCCACGGCAGGCAGCGCCGAGTACAGGAAGGACGGCGAGTGGATCGACATCGTCGACCCGGAGACCGACGAGTCGGCGATCCGCAGCGAGATACAGATCGTGTTTCAGGACCCCCAGTCGTCCCTGAACCCCCGCAGGACGGTCGGGGAAGCGATCCGTCGTCCGTTGAAGATTCACGGGATCGGGGACGAGAAGGAGCAGCAAGAGCGCGTTTCGAGCCTGTTGCAACGGGTCGGGCTCTCCCCGGCACACTACGACCGGTATCCCCACGAGTTCTCCGGGGGACAACAGCAGCGCATCGCCATCGCCCGCGCGCTGGCGCTCGACCCGTCGTTCATCGTCCTCGACGAACCGACGAGCGCCCTCGACGTCTCGGTCCAGGGCCAGATCCTCAACCTCCTCAAGGATCTGCAGGAGGAGACCGACGTCTCGTATCTCTTCATCTCACACGACCTCAGCGTGATCAGATACATGGCCGACAGGATCGGGGTCATGTATCTCGGCAAGCTCGTGGAGATGGGCCCGACGGAAGCGATCTATCAGGAGGCGACGCACCCGTACACGATCTCGCTCCTCTCGTCGGTGCCGAAGCCGGACCCGACGACGAGGACCCGAAAGATCAACCTCACCGGAACGGTCCCCTCCCCGGAGGATCCGCCGGACGGCTGCCGGTTTCACACGCGCTGCCCGGTCGCCATTGAGGAGGAGTGCCGGGTCGAGGAACCGTCGCTCAGGCCGACGCCGAACGGAACCGACTCCACCCACCTCGGGGCCTGTCACCTGATGGAACGGGAGTTCGAGATGGAACGGTTCGAAATCTGA
- a CDS encoding MOSC domain-containing protein, protein MKTLSTIAVHPIKALDPLERGRTGISRIGGLEHDRKYAIVDDNGDYVNGKSTSRVHRIRSEYDAEAETVTLSSSDSAAREFHLDRDREALESWFGSYFDTPVSLRSELGGALTDGAVYGDGTETGPTLVSRATLREVASWFDGISPAEMRLRLRPNLVVDGVPPFWEDRLTAGDGTGIRIGDVRLEGTEPVPRCVVPTRDPHTGERHDGFRTTLVENREETLPSWAPRDQFDHFFKLMVGTRVPAEERTGELRVGDPVTVVDG, encoded by the coding sequence GTGAAGACGCTATCCACGATCGCGGTCCACCCGATCAAGGCGCTCGATCCGCTCGAGCGTGGCCGCACGGGCATCAGTCGAATCGGCGGGCTCGAGCACGACCGGAAGTACGCCATCGTGGACGACAACGGTGACTACGTGAACGGCAAGTCGACCAGTCGCGTCCACCGCATCCGGTCGGAGTACGATGCGGAGGCGGAGACGGTCACGCTCTCGTCCTCGGACTCGGCCGCCCGAGAGTTCCATCTGGACCGTGACCGAGAGGCGCTCGAGTCCTGGTTCGGCAGCTACTTCGACACGCCGGTGTCGCTCCGCTCGGAGCTCGGGGGCGCGTTGACCGACGGCGCCGTCTACGGCGACGGCACGGAGACGGGGCCGACGCTCGTCAGCCGGGCCACCCTCCGTGAAGTGGCGTCGTGGTTCGACGGCATCAGTCCGGCGGAGATGCGGCTTCGGCTCCGACCGAACCTCGTCGTCGACGGCGTCCCGCCGTTCTGGGAGGACCGACTCACCGCCGGGGACGGGACGGGTATCCGGATCGGTGACGTGCGTCTGGAGGGAACCGAGCCCGTTCCCCGCTGTGTCGTTCCGACGCGAGACCCCCACACCGGGGAACGCCACGACGGGTTTCGGACCACGCTCGTGGAGAACCGGGAGGAGACGCTCCCCTCGTGGGCACCGCGTGACCAGTTCGACCACTTCTTCAAGCTCATGGTCGGCACGCGTGTTCCGGCCGAGGAACGGACCGGCGAACTCCGCGTCGGCGATCCGGTCACCGTCGTGGACGGCTGA
- a CDS encoding alpha/beta hydrolase, with the protein MTWIERQPNPSTMTIDPQVRETIDEQSVNGIPGSHASSVETARRQFRETMLAQSLADVDAVREFSVPGPAGDITIRTYTPEGESPRPILAFFHGGGWVLGDLDCYDHLCSRLARETGCLVASCEYRRAPEHPFPAAPRDCYAATEWLSNHADEVGGDPDRLAVAGTSAGGNLAAAVTLLARDRGGPSIAHQTLMYPVVNPVRLDRLESYSTYAEGYTLTTASLERFYDEYIADPVDGRNAYAFPLVAHDHSNLPPATIVSAEFDPLRDEAFEYAQRLKSEAVPVSHHHYEGMTHDFLSMTDTVDRATEGIETVARELTETI; encoded by the coding sequence ATGACCTGGATCGAACGACAGCCGAACCCGAGTACGATGACCATCGACCCACAGGTACGAGAGACGATCGACGAACAGTCAGTGAACGGAATCCCCGGCTCACACGCCTCCTCGGTCGAAACTGCGCGCCGGCAGTTTCGGGAGACGATGCTGGCCCAGTCTCTCGCGGACGTGGACGCCGTCCGTGAGTTCTCGGTTCCCGGGCCGGCGGGCGACATCACGATCCGGACGTACACGCCCGAGGGGGAGTCCCCACGCCCGATCCTCGCCTTCTTTCACGGCGGGGGCTGGGTGCTGGGCGACCTCGACTGCTACGACCACCTCTGCTCCCGGCTCGCCAGGGAGACGGGCTGTCTCGTCGCCTCGTGTGAGTATCGGCGAGCGCCCGAACACCCGTTCCCCGCCGCGCCGAGGGACTGTTATGCGGCGACCGAGTGGCTCTCGAACCACGCCGATGAGGTCGGCGGCGACCCCGACCGGTTGGCGGTCGCGGGGACCTCGGCGGGCGGCAACCTCGCCGCGGCCGTCACGCTGCTCGCGCGGGACCGCGGCGGGCCGTCCATCGCCCACCAGACCCTCATGTACCCCGTGGTGAACCCGGTGCGGCTCGACCGGCTCGAAAGCTACTCGACGTACGCCGAGGGGTACACGCTCACGACGGCGAGCCTGGAGCGGTTCTACGACGAGTACATCGCCGACCCCGTCGACGGACGCAACGCGTACGCCTTCCCGCTGGTCGCCCACGATCACTCGAACCTCCCGCCGGCGACGATCGTCAGCGCGGAGTTCGATCCGCTCAGGGACGAGGCGTTCGAGTACGCACAGCGGCTCAAATCCGAAGCCGTGCCGGTCTCACATCACCACTACGAGGGGATGACCCACGACTT
- a CDS encoding ABC transporter ATP-binding protein produces the protein MPDVPATGAGDARAGSDPSSPLLEVEDLEVRFFTEEGSVKAVNGVSFGVSPGETVGIVGESGAGKSVTAQSILRLVDSPGRITNGEIRFRGEDVRSYSTSELQELRGGSISMIFQDPQTYLNPVHTVGEQIAEAIRIHREPKKASARERAIEMLDRVGIADPSGRYDDYPHEFSGGMKQRVLIAIALSCDPDVLVADEPTTALDVTTEAQILRLISELSEEFDTAVIFITHDLSVVAELCDRAIVMYAGQIVEKAPVIDLFTDPHHPYTEGLLESIPAHVEPGERIDPIPGQMPDAENLPSGCAFHPRCKYAVEECRQAEPPLVERGDRANACYRYVDDVEVDE, from the coding sequence ATGCCCGACGTCCCAGCCACCGGCGCGGGCGACGCTCGCGCGGGTTCGGACCCGTCGAGCCCGCTCCTCGAGGTGGAGGACCTCGAGGTCCGGTTCTTCACGGAAGAAGGGTCCGTGAAGGCGGTGAACGGGGTTTCCTTCGGCGTGTCACCGGGCGAGACGGTCGGAATCGTCGGCGAGTCCGGGGCCGGCAAGTCGGTGACCGCACAGTCGATCCTGCGGCTCGTCGACAGCCCCGGCCGGATCACGAACGGGGAGATCCGCTTTCGGGGCGAGGACGTCCGCTCGTACTCGACGTCGGAACTCCAGGAGTTGCGCGGCGGCTCCATCTCGATGATCTTCCAGGACCCGCAGACGTATCTCAATCCCGTCCACACGGTCGGGGAACAGATCGCGGAAGCCATCCGGATCCATCGGGAGCCGAAGAAGGCGTCGGCGCGCGAGCGGGCCATCGAGATGCTGGACAGAGTCGGCATCGCGGACCCGTCCGGGCGCTACGACGACTACCCGCACGAGTTCTCCGGCGGGATGAAACAGCGGGTCCTCATCGCCATCGCGCTCTCGTGTGACCCCGACGTCCTCGTCGCCGACGAGCCGACGACGGCACTCGACGTGACGACCGAGGCACAGATCCTACGGCTGATCTCGGAGCTCTCAGAGGAGTTCGACACGGCGGTCATCTTCATCACCCACGACCTGAGCGTCGTCGCGGAGCTCTGTGACCGCGCGATCGTCATGTACGCCGGTCAGATCGTCGAGAAGGCGCCCGTCATCGACCTGTTCACCGACCCCCACCACCCGTACACGGAGGGCCTCCTGGAGAGCATCCCCGCCCACGTGGAACCCGGCGAACGGATCGACCCGATTCCGGGACAGATGCCCGACGCGGAGAACCTCCCGTCGGGCTGTGCGTTCCACCCCCGGTGCAAGTACGCGGTGGAGGAGTGTCGGCAGGCCGAACCGCCCCTCGTCGAGCGGGGGGATCGGGCGAACGCGTGCTATCGCTACGTCGACGACGTGGAGGTCGACGAATGA
- the nikB gene encoding nickel ABC transporter permease, with product MVSSLQRYAIKRFFHLIPVLFGVSVITFLFIHLAPGGPAYAIYGAEATPERVAQLRAQYGLDEPLTVQYLTWVTNVLQLELGESIVQGVPVLSLILTKLPVSASLAIGSLLVSLSISIPAGIISAVEKDEWADSAARTFAFWGVSMPNFWLGILLILVVSVWLDLLPIYGYVNLSDSVVGWVRHLILPSITLGTALAAIVTRIMRSSMLETLNEDYLKTARAKGVGKRQVITGHALRNALIPVTTIVGLQLGFLLGGSVLIEVVFALPGMGQLVVNSIFSRDFPVVQGAVLVYALIFVLVNLGVDLLYALIDPRIEY from the coding sequence ATGGTGAGTTCCCTCCAACGGTACGCGATCAAACGGTTTTTCCACCTGATACCGGTGCTGTTTGGGGTAAGCGTAATTACGTTTCTGTTCATCCATCTCGCTCCGGGCGGGCCGGCGTACGCGATCTACGGAGCGGAAGCCACGCCGGAGCGGGTCGCGCAACTGCGGGCCCAGTACGGGCTTGACGAACCGCTTACAGTTCAGTACCTCACCTGGGTGACAAACGTACTCCAGCTGGAGCTCGGAGAGAGCATCGTTCAGGGAGTTCCTGTACTCTCACTGATACTCACGAAGCTTCCCGTCAGCGCGTCGCTCGCGATCGGTTCGCTGTTGGTGAGCCTTTCGATCAGCATTCCCGCCGGGATCATCAGCGCGGTCGAGAAGGACGAGTGGGCGGATTCGGCCGCCCGGACGTTCGCGTTCTGGGGCGTCTCGATGCCGAACTTCTGGCTCGGGATCCTTCTCATCCTCGTCGTGAGCGTCTGGCTGGACCTGCTTCCGATCTACGGCTACGTGAACCTGTCAGACTCGGTCGTCGGCTGGGTCCGTCACCTCATTCTCCCGTCGATCACGCTCGGAACTGCGCTCGCGGCGATCGTCACCAGGATCATGCGTTCGTCGATGCTGGAGACGCTCAACGAGGATTACCTCAAGACCGCCCGCGCGAAGGGCGTCGGGAAGCGGCAGGTGATCACCGGACACGCGCTCCGGAACGCGCTGATCCCGGTCACGACGATCGTGGGCCTCCAGCTCGGATTTCTCCTCGGGGGAAGCGTCCTCATCGAAGTCGTCTTCGCGCTCCCGGGGATGGGCCAGCTCGTCGTGAACTCGATATTCAGCCGTGACTTCCCGGTCGTGCAGGGGGCGGTCCTCGTCTACGCGCTCATCTTCGTGCTGGTGAACCTCGGGGTGGACCTGCTGTACGCGCTCATCGATCCGCGGATCGAGTACTAA
- a CDS encoding ArgE/DapE family deacylase, whose protein sequence is MRDTVEGMLSFPSFPGEEAAVQAWFRDLLESLGFRTYEWQPDPAVIDAHRSFPSAESLELADRPSVAGVLELGAPDEGPTVVLNGHADVVPVDEEKWASDPFDPRWEDGRLYARGALDMKGGLVSTVFAALAVAESATGLDGRIVVESVAGEEDGGVGAVTAAVNNPYPFERDAMLIAEPTGLDVVVASEGCLMKRLRLDGKSAHAGRPWEGESVLPHFERIRNAFKSLERDRAERVVHPLYEEYDNPWPVNFGTVEAGTWASSVPSNLTAEVRIGVAPSETVREVEAAYQRRLDELTDESDWLSAHPPEFERFSVQFAGSEIDRTEPIVELLSRSMRARGIADPNHVATTAGTDARHYIEAGIPAVVFGPGSSGTAHHPNEHVEWDEVVLGSEIIAETVREFLKRG, encoded by the coding sequence ATGAGGGACACGGTCGAAGGGATGCTCTCGTTCCCGAGTTTCCCGGGTGAGGAAGCGGCCGTGCAGGCCTGGTTCCGCGACCTGCTGGAGTCGCTGGGGTTCCGAACGTACGAGTGGCAGCCCGATCCGGCCGTCATCGACGCACACCGGTCGTTCCCGTCCGCCGAGTCGCTGGAACTGGCGGACCGGCCGAGCGTCGCCGGCGTCCTCGAACTCGGGGCCCCCGACGAGGGGCCGACCGTCGTGTTGAACGGACACGCCGACGTCGTCCCCGTCGACGAGGAGAAGTGGGCGTCGGACCCGTTCGACCCGCGGTGGGAGGACGGCCGACTGTACGCCCGCGGCGCGCTCGACATGAAGGGCGGCCTCGTCTCGACGGTGTTCGCGGCGCTCGCCGTCGCCGAAAGCGCGACCGGGCTCGACGGGAGGATCGTGGTCGAGAGCGTCGCCGGCGAGGAGGACGGGGGTGTCGGCGCGGTCACCGCCGCCGTGAACAACCCGTATCCGTTCGAGCGCGACGCGATGTTGATCGCGGAACCCACCGGACTGGACGTCGTCGTCGCCTCGGAGGGGTGTCTGATGAAGCGCCTCCGCCTGGACGGGAAGTCGGCTCACGCCGGGCGTCCGTGGGAGGGAGAATCGGTGCTTCCCCATTTCGAACGGATCCGGAACGCGTTCAAATCGCTCGAGCGTGACCGGGCCGAGCGGGTCGTCCACCCGCTCTACGAGGAGTACGACAACCCCTGGCCGGTCAACTTCGGAACGGTGGAGGCCGGAACGTGGGCCTCGAGCGTCCCGTCGAACCTCACCGCCGAGGTACGGATCGGCGTCGCACCGTCCGAGACGGTCCGGGAGGTCGAGGCGGCCTACCAGCGACGGCTGGACGAACTCACGGACGAATCAGACTGGCTGTCCGCCCATCCCCCGGAGTTCGAACGGTTCTCCGTCCAGTTTGCGGGGTCGGAGATCGACCGGACCGAACCCATCGTCGAACTCCTCTCGCGGTCGATGCGGGCACGCGGCATCGCCGACCCGAACCACGTGGCGACGACCGCCGGTACCGACGCCAGACACTACATCGAGGCCGGGATCCCCGCAGTCGTGTTCGGTCCGGGGTCGTCCGGGACCGCCCACCACCCGAACGAACACGTCGAGTGGGACGAGGTCGTGCTCGGGAGCGAGATCATCGCGGAGACGGTCAGGGAGTTCCTGAAGCGTGGCTGA